A window of Xylophilus sp. GW821-FHT01B05 contains these coding sequences:
- a CDS encoding tripartite tricarboxylate transporter substrate binding protein: MTTKPFPTRRHACGAMAALLAGAALPAAAQQGAYPHRPIELIVPFAAGGGTDVLARALAEAAHKHLPQNLIVINRAGASGGVGWSELVNAKPDGYKLAIITVEITMIPHMGLTRFTVDDVQPIVRLNADPATIAVRADSPYRSIEDLLAAARKDPGGVRVGNAGPGSLGHLAAAALEDKTGTRFNHAPYRGANPAVLDLLGGHIEAVAVTPVEVATYVAAGKIRPLAVMGEQRIQAGWDTVPTLKERGIDLAISGWRGLAAPKGTPPEVLAVLRAAMLKALQEPALRETMAKQNMGEGYLDESAFKAAIARDNASFKALIDKLGIKA; encoded by the coding sequence ATGACCACCAAGCCATTTCCCACGCGCCGCCACGCCTGCGGCGCCATGGCCGCGCTGCTGGCCGGCGCCGCCTTGCCGGCCGCTGCCCAGCAGGGCGCCTACCCCCACCGCCCCATCGAGCTGATCGTGCCCTTTGCCGCCGGTGGCGGCACCGACGTGCTGGCGCGGGCGCTGGCCGAGGCCGCGCACAAGCACTTGCCGCAGAACCTGATCGTCATCAACCGCGCCGGTGCCAGCGGCGGCGTGGGCTGGTCGGAGCTGGTCAATGCCAAGCCCGACGGCTACAAGCTGGCCATCATCACGGTGGAGATCACCATGATCCCGCACATGGGCCTGACCCGCTTCACTGTCGACGACGTGCAGCCCATCGTGCGCCTCAACGCCGACCCGGCCACCATCGCGGTGCGCGCGGATTCGCCCTACCGCTCCATCGAAGACCTGCTGGCCGCTGCGCGCAAGGACCCGGGCGGCGTGCGCGTGGGCAATGCGGGCCCGGGCTCGCTCGGCCACCTGGCCGCCGCCGCGCTGGAGGACAAGACCGGCACCCGCTTCAACCACGCGCCTTACCGTGGCGCCAACCCGGCCGTGCTGGATCTGCTCGGCGGCCATATCGAGGCCGTGGCCGTCACGCCGGTGGAAGTAGCCACCTATGTGGCTGCCGGCAAGATCCGCCCGCTGGCGGTGATGGGCGAGCAGCGCATCCAGGCCGGCTGGGACACCGTGCCCACGCTGAAGGAGCGCGGCATCGACCTGGCCATCTCCGGCTGGCGCGGCCTGGCCGCACCCAAGGGCACGCCGCCCGAAGTGCTGGCCGTGCTGCGCGCCGCCATGCTCAAGGCGCTGCAGGAACCCGCGCTGCGCGAGACCATGGCCAAGCAGAACATGGGCGAGGGCTACCTGGACGAGTCCGCGTTCAAGGCCGCCATCGCGCGCGACAACGCCAGCTTCAAGGCCCTGATCGACAAGCTGGGCATCAAGGCCTGA